In Blattabacterium sp. DPU, the genomic window TAGGAACTCCTGGAGTTATATTTTCTGGTTTAACTACATAAGGAATAGATTTGATAACTGGACCTTTACAAGCAGCTAAAGTGACTGAAGCCGTACTAAACCCTACCCATTTAATAAAATCACGTCTAGATGTTTTTTCTTTAAAAAGATCTTTAATCGGATTGCAATTTTCAAATATTTTTTTCTTTTGATTTGATTTCATAATAATTTTATTAATCGTCTTTCATTTCAATAATGACATTTAGCACATTCTGTTCCTCCAACCATATCAACTGTTATTTTTTTATTTTTTTTTGTAAAATATTCTTTATAATATTTATTATCAGTATCTATTTCTACATTTTTATGACAGGAAATGCACCATTCCATAGTAAAATCATTCGACATTTCTACTGTATCCATTTTTTGAACTTCTCCATGACAAGCATTACAAACTAAATTGACTTTTTTTAATTGTTTAATTTTTTTTTCTCCCGTTATAATATGTTGAGAATGATCAAAATATACAAAATCTGGCATGTTATGAATGCGTATCCATTGAATGGGATGAGGTTTTCTCGAATATTTTCTTGTTTCTGGATCCCATCCTACAGCATGATATATTTTTTGTATTTCTTGATTATATTCATTTCTTGTTTTTCCTTTTTCTATATAGTTACCATTATATTCATGAATAGTAATATGACAATTCATACAAATATTAGCTGATGGGATTCCAGAAACCTTACCATATTTTGCCGAAGAATGACAATATTGACAATCAATTCCATTAATTTCAGAATGAATTTTATGAGAAAAATAAATAGGTTGTTTAGGTTTATATCCTTTATTTACATCTATTTTCATTAAATAATTCCAAATTTCATATATTCCAAATAATAAAAAAAATCCTGTAAAACAAGAAAATAAATACCACTTATTTCTATTATTCTCTAATATTTTTTTGTATAAAATATTTATTAGATAATTTTTAAAAATAGAAATTTTTGTTTCTCCTTTATTTTCATCGATTAATCTAATCAGAATTTGAACTTTATATAAAATCCAAAATACAATCAAAAACAAAATACAAAAACAAAAAGCAATTAATTTTATTAAAAATTTATTTTCCTCTTTTTTATCATCATTTATTTCGTTATGAATTTCATGATCCTCTTTTTTATTAATATCTGGATTTTGTATAAAAGATAATATATCATCTATTTGTTGTTCTGATAACTGAGGAAATGAATTCATTTCTATATTTCCATATTCTTTATAAATTTTTATTGCTTCTTTATCTCCACTATCTCTCAATGATTTATTATTTTTAATCCATTGATGTAACCATTTACGATTTCTTTTTTCAGTTACTCCATGTAAAGCGGGGCCTATCATTTTTTTTTCTAAATCTATAGAATGACATGCCGTACAATTTTTTTTAAAAAGTTCAGTTCCATTTTTGATGTCTCCTTTTATACTATTATCAGCTTTTAAAAAAAAAGAAATAATGAAAATAAAAAATAAAATTCTTCTCATACTACAAATTATAATGAATCCATGTAACAAAAATAGAATAAAAGAAAAAAATTCCATTTTTTGGAAAAAAAAATTCGTAAATTTATTTTGTGAGTCTTTTCTTTAACTTTGTTTCATGAATAAAATTTATTTTTTTTTATTAATGTTATCTACTATGATATTTAATCATTTAATATCCAAAGATTTTAATAGTTCTAGAAATGATTCTAGAGAATTATATAAAATTAAATTTTTCGAAGAAAAACTTTCTAATGGATTACATGTTCTTTTACATCAAGATACAACAAACCCTTTAGTTTCTATTTCTGTTTTGTATCACGTAGGAAGTAAAAATGAAATTCCTGGTCGTTCTGGATTTGCTCACTTTTTCGAACATCTTATGTTTGAAGGATCCAAGAATATCAAAAAAGGGGAATATTTCAAATATATAGCTTCTAATGGAGGTAAAAATAATGCATATACCAATCATGACGAAACTTGCTATTATGAAATTTTACCATCTGATCGTCTTCCATTAGCCTTATGGCTAGAGTCGGAGAGGATGCTTCATGCTAAAGTTGATGAAGAAAGTATCAATATACAAAGAGAAGTCGTAAAAGAAGAAAAAAAAATGCGTGTGGAAAATCAACCATATGCAAAAGCTATTTCGGAAATTATTCCTTCTTTATTATTCAAAAAACATCCATACAAATATCCTATTATAGGATTGGATCAAGATTTAGATGCAGCTACAGAAAAAGATTATAAAGAATTTTACAAAACTTACTATGTACCGAACAATGCC contains:
- a CDS encoding c-type cytochrome encodes the protein MRRILFFIFIISFFLKADNSIKGDIKNGTELFKKNCTACHSIDLEKKMIGPALHGVTEKRNRKWLHQWIKNNKSLRDSGDKEAIKIYKEYGNIEMNSFPQLSEQQIDDILSFIQNPDINKKEDHEIHNEINDDKKEENKFLIKLIAFCFCILFLIVFWILYKVQILIRLIDENKGETKISIFKNYLINILYKKILENNRNKWYLFSCFTGFFLLFGIYEIWNYLMKIDVNKGYKPKQPIYFSHKIHSEINGIDCQYCHSSAKYGKVSGIPSANICMNCHITIHEYNGNYIEKGKTRNEYNQEIQKIYHAVGWDPETRKYSRKPHPIQWIRIHNMPDFVYFDHSQHIITGEKKIKQLKKVNLVCNACHGEVQKMDTVEMSNDFTMEWCISCHKNVEIDTDNKYYKEYFTKKNKKITVDMVGGTECAKCHY